A window of the Tiliqua scincoides isolate rTilSci1 chromosome 5, rTilSci1.hap2, whole genome shotgun sequence genome harbors these coding sequences:
- the CASP14 gene encoding caspase-14, producing the protein MVKEKIKAILDQLTDNDLKELRFYLRVELPTNKLEKADTTFALADLLVQHCAEKTSEVLKHALEKSNHKDLAAEVGCWETDPPAKEWKGSNNDSKPEGAVGGLDLKKHSLDCYDMSRKRVAFMVCLKQSRPGAKRDIDIMKRWFLDFNFTTPEKECIDPLGKDVIPELKAFRDKINRSNEEISCCLIILMSHGNDNGCILGRDKKEAKIEDILKLFNNKECPKLRQKPKIFIIQACRGKKNDPGVEADDEAMEPDDMTKLKLPTACDYFIVYSSQKGYVSYRDTNTGSIMITTMAQVFSERGRELHIGDLFTKVNSLMAEKEISLQDEKVKATIVMESTLTKAIYLA; encoded by the exons ATGGTCAAGGAAAAAATCAAGGCTATCTTGGACCAGCTGACAGATAATGATCTCAAGGAACTGCGTTTCTATCTCCGTGTTGAACTCCCAACGAATAAACTGGAGAAGGCAGACACAACCTTTGCCCTGGCTGATCTCCTGGTGCAGCATTGTGCAGAAAAGACTTCTGAGGTTCTCAAACATGCGCTCGAAAAATCGAACCACAAAGACTTGGCTGCTGAAGTGGGATGTTGGGAAACAgatcctccag CCAAGGAATGGAAGGGCTCCAACAATGACAGCAAACCTGAAGGAGCTGTTGGAGGTCTTGACTTGAAGAAACACAGTCTG GATTGCTATGACATGAGCAGAAAACGTGTTGCTTTCATGGTGTGTTTAAAACAAAGCAGGCCTGGTGCAAAAAGAGATATCGATATAATGAAAAGATGGTTTTTGGATTTCAATTTTACAACTCCTGAAAAAGAGTGCATCGATCCTCTTGGCAAG GATGTAATACCAGAGCTAAAAGCATTCCGGGATAAAATCAATCGATCAAATGAAGAAATTAGCTGTTGTCTCATTATCCTCATGAGCCACGGAAATGACAATGGTTGCATTTTGGGCAGAGATAAAAAAGAAGCCAAAATCGAAGATATACTCAAACTTTTCAACAATAAGGAATGCCCAAAGCTCAGGCAAAAGCCTAAAATATTTATCATTCAAGCTTGCAGAGGAA AGAAGAATGATCCTGGAGTAGAAGCAGATGATGAGGCTATGGAACCTGATGACATGACAAAGCTGAAGTTGCCCACTGCCTGTGACTACTTCATTGTATATTCGTCTCAGAAAG GATACGTATCTTACCgtgacacaaacactggatcgATAATGATTACTACCATGGCTCAAGTGTTTTCAGAGCGAGGCAGAGAACTGCACATTGGCGACCTTTTCACCAAG gtGAATAGCCTGATGGCGGAGAAAGAGATTTCTCTGCAAGATGAAAAAGTGAAGGCAACCATTGTAATGGAATCCACTCTTACCAAAGCCATATATCTTGCATGA